The DNA window GTTTGAGTTATTTTGTATGGGAGGCAAATCATTGGAATTTACTTAGAGCAGGAAagcttaaaattgaattaggcagataataaaaacaaaggcagctcaacatttttttgagttaacaacaaataataaatgctacatattattgtttaatctAGTAAAcgtttgcatatattttcaatgactgtttgtttgttaaaacttttgccaaccTCTGCCAAGCTATGTGGCTAAATCCGTAAGTGGAAGCGACTGCCAGCGAACTTAatcaacattttcttttgctacgCAGCTATTGTCGCGTTTTTATTGGCGCTGCAAATCAAACAGCATTAGTGCCAATCGATGCTAATGCGAGAGCTTTAGCCACGCCAAACtataaaactaagcaaaagcaaacaagtgcCTGCCAATTAAATGCTGCGAAATTCAACCAACCGCAGATTGCTAAACCTCTTAAGGGTCTTTTCAACTACCAGCAAGCGCACAGCTGTGCAACCAATACTAATGCAATTAATGAGTATTCATTATCAACTATAGATAATGCATGCAGCTGCCAGCTCTGCTCGTCCTTGGACCTTGGCGCAGTATTGCAAGCAAAGCGCTTCATTGCCGAAGCTGTCAGCTCAGCGCTTTTGACCAACCGACAGCTGAAGttgcaacaaagtttttaTCTAATTGATCTAATGCATTGGCTCTTTGTCGTACTCTGCCTCAGTGGCATGATCTGAGTTcggaaaattcaaattgttaatcaaatcaaagtgtGCAAAGCCTAAActtgatttgtttgttgcgcctaatcaaattgcaaaactCGCAAGTTTCCAAAGTGCAGCTGTgctaattcaataaatttctaataaatcaattaaagtaaaaatatgctgcactaagcgcaaaacaaaaaacaaaaaaaaaaaaaacacagaaatcaaagcaaaagtttgaaCTTTGCCTTGCAGGCAGCGCAATCAAAGTTAGGCTAGGTGTGAGAGCAGTACAGTGGACACTCGTCAGCaggaaaaattataaaaataaatgcttatataattatatattgcaaaataGCAAAGAGAATAGATTTCTAGCTTTTGAGCCAAACTATTTAACAATCAAGAACAATATTTTacgttttaaattaaaagatttataacacaatttttgttataaaaatcagcaaataGGTTAGATGTAAACGCAGTACAGTACACATTcgttagcagcaacaaacgaatgaaatatatatataattataagctgcaaataaatttatttac is part of the Drosophila busckii strain San Diego stock center, stock number 13000-0081.31 chromosome X, ASM1175060v1, whole genome shotgun sequence genome and encodes:
- the LOC108606159 gene encoding uncharacterized protein LOC108606159, whose protein sequence is MWLNPYCRVFIGAANQTALVPIDANARALATPNYKTKQKQTSACQLNAAKFNQPQIAKPLKGLFNYQQAHSCATNTNAINEYSLSTIDNACSCQLCSSLDLGAVLQAKRFIAEAVSSALLTNRQLKLQQSFYLIDLMHWLFVVLCLSGMI